ATCATGATTGCGCGACTCATTGAAGGAAGCGCCCGCAATCCTGTCCTGGTCATCCTCTGTGTGGTGCTGTTGACCGCCTGGGGGGCCTGGGCGGTCTTGCAGGTTCCGCTGGATGCGATACCGGATCTATCGGATGTTCAGGTGATCATCTATACCGAATGGTCGGGGCGCAGTCCTACGTTGATTGAAGACCAGATCACCTATCCCATCGTTACGTCCCTGCTCGCTGGGCCGAAAGTCAAACGGGTGCGGGGGGTGTCGGAATACGGGGTCTCTTACGTGTACGTGATCTTCGAAGATCGGACGGACTTGTATTGGGCGAGGAGTCGCGTGCTGGAATATCTTCAGAAGCTCGCCGGGAAGCTGCCGTCCGGCGTCACGCCGACGTTGGGACCTGATGCTACGGGAGTTGGGTGGGTCTATCAGTATGCATTGGTGGACGAGTCCGGGACACATGATCTGGCTCAGCTCCGTAGTCTCCAAGATTGGCACCTGCGCTATCAACTGGAAAGTGTGCCCGGGGTGGCAGAAGTGTCAGCGATCGGCGGGTTCGTCAAACAATATCAAATCGAGGTGGACCCGAACACGTTGGCCGCCTATCGGTTGCCGATCAAGACGATCATCGAGGCGGTTCGCAACAGCAATGCAGAGGTGAGCGGCCGTGTCCTGGAGATGGCCGGCACGGAATACGTGATCCGAGGGCGCGGCTATCTGCGTTCGATTGAGGATATTGAATTAATCCCTGTCGGGACAGATGGCCGCGGCACGCCTATCTTGATTCGAGATATCGCCCATGTCCACATCGGGCCGGATCAGCGGCGAGGGATTGCTGAGTTGGACGGCAAGGGCCAGACGGTGGGCGGCATCGTCATCATGCGGGCCGGCGAGAATGCGTTGGCGGTGATCGAACGAATTAAAGCACGACTGGCAGAAATCACACCAGCCCTGCCCAACGGTGTGCGCATGATTCCCACGTATGATCGGTCTGACCTTATTCATCGGGCCATCGCCGTGCTCCGCGAGAAGCTCGTGGAGGAGAGTGTCATCGTCAGCCTGGTCGCGCTGGTTTTCCTGTTTCACGTACGCAGCGCATTCGTGGCCATCCTCATTCTGCCAGTGGCCGTGCTCCTTGCCTTCATTCCGATGGCCTATTTGAAGATTACGTCCAACATCATGTCGCTCGGTGGGATTGCCATTGCCATCGGTGCGATGGTCGATGCCGCCATTGTGATGGTGGAGAACGCGCACAAGCGGTTGGAACAAAATCCTCATTCAGACAGGATCGAGACCATCATCGCGGCGGCCAAAGAAGTCGGACGTCCCTTGTTCTTCTCGCTGCTGGTGATCGCCGTGTCGTTTCTGCCGATCTTCGCGCTGGAAGCCCAGGAGGGGAGATTGTTTACGCCGTTGGCCTACACCAAGACCTTCGCGATGCTGTTCGCCACAGCGCTCTCGGTGACCTTGGCTCCTGTACTGATGGTTCTGCTTATACGGGGACGCATCCGGGCGGAAACCAAGAATCCGTTGAACTGGCTGCTGATCGCGCTGTATCGACCCATCATCTCCGGCGCGTTGCGTGCCCGGTGGCTGACGCTTGGATTGGCGGTGGTGGTAGTGGGATTCACGGTGCCGATCTTTTCCCGCCTCGGCGCGGAATTCATGCCCCCGCTGAATGAGGGGACCATCCTCTACATGCCGACCACCGTCCCCGGCCTCTCGATTCCTGAATCGGCCAAAGTGTTGCAGGTCCAGGATCAGTTGCTCACGACCTTCCCGGAAGTGGAACGAGTGTTCGGCAAAATGGGGAAGGCCCCGACGGCCACCGATCCGGCCTTTGTCGGGATGGCCGAGATCACGGTCACCCTCAAACCGGAAGCGCAATGGCGGCCTGGTATGACCTGGGACCGACTATTGGATGAAATGGATGCCACGCTGCGCATTCCTGGATTTCCGAACATCTGGTGGATGCCGATTCAGACTCGCACCGAGATGATCACGACCGGAGTGCGAAGCCCGGTCGGCATAAAAGTCCTGGGGCCGGATCTGAAGACCATTGAAAAAATCGGCTTGGAGATCGAACAAGCCCTGGCCAATGTGCCTGGCACGAAAAGCGCGTTTGCCGAACGGTTGAATGAAGGTTATTACCTGGATTTGACTGTGAATCGACGCGAGGCGGCCCGCTATGGCTTGACGGTGGGAGATGTGCAAGCAGTTATCACCACAGCCATCGGCGGCGAGACCGTGACGACCACGGTCGAGGGGCGTGAGCGGTATCCTGTCAATGTTCGCTACTCGCGCGAACTGCGCGATGACCCGGACCGGCTCAAGCGGGTGCTGATTCCCACGCCGAGCGGCGCGCAGATTCCCCTCGGACAGATCGCGGAGATGGTGATCACGCAGGGGCCGACGTCGATCGCAGATGAGGCCGGGGCGCTGGCCGGGCTGGTGTCGGTCTCGGTCAGTGGGCGCGACCTGCGCGGCTATGTCGAAGACGCCCAACACGCGGTGCGAGACCGAGTGACAGTACCCTCCGGCTACCGGCTGATCTGGACCGGTCAGTACGAACATCTGGTGCGGGCAGAAGAGCGGTTAAAGCTGGTCGTTCCTGTCACCATTGGCATCATTCTCTTGCTGCTCTACCTCAACTTCGGTTCGTTGGCGAAATCACTCATCGTGCTCCTGTCCGTTCCCTTCGCCGCGATCGGGGCGATCTGGTATCTCGACTATCTGGGCTACAACTTGAGTGTGGCGGTGTGGGTGGGCATCATCGCCCTGGCCGGTGTGGCGGCAGAGACGGGGGTGGTGATGCTCGTCTATCTCGACGAAGCATATGAACGACGAGTGCATGAAGGCCGCATGACGACGGCTCACGATCTGCGTGAGGCCATTATGGAAGGCGCAGTCCAGCGGGTACGACCCAAGATGATGACGGTCGCCGCGATTATGGGCGGGTTGCTTCCCATTATGTGGTCCACCGGCACGGGCGTCGACGTCATGAAACGAATTGCCGCGCCGATGATCGGTGGCATGGTGAGTTCCACGATCCTCACCCTGCTGGTAATCCCCGTCCTCTATGCCTTGTGGCGTGGGTGGTCTGTGTCCATCGGGGCTTCGCCCCGACTCACCGGTACCGACCGTTTTCCGCAAGAGCAGGAGGATACAGCGTTTCGGACCGGCGACACACTTGACGTGCGGGGAGCTGGACCGCAGACGGGTTGAAACAGGAGTCGGGGATAAGGACATTCGTGCCCATTCCACCAATTATGCAGAGGAAGGAGGTGATGATAGACCGCGGCGAAACCGGTGGGAACTGAGCGGAGGAAGCAGCCCACCTTCTAGGTGCGTGGGGTAGAAACCTGATCAGATCCATAACCATCAGCTGGCGCT
This is a stretch of genomic DNA from Nitrospira lenta. It encodes these proteins:
- a CDS encoding efflux RND transporter permease subunit; this encodes MIARLIEGSARNPVLVILCVVLLTAWGAWAVLQVPLDAIPDLSDVQVIIYTEWSGRSPTLIEDQITYPIVTSLLAGPKVKRVRGVSEYGVSYVYVIFEDRTDLYWARSRVLEYLQKLAGKLPSGVTPTLGPDATGVGWVYQYALVDESGTHDLAQLRSLQDWHLRYQLESVPGVAEVSAIGGFVKQYQIEVDPNTLAAYRLPIKTIIEAVRNSNAEVSGRVLEMAGTEYVIRGRGYLRSIEDIELIPVGTDGRGTPILIRDIAHVHIGPDQRRGIAELDGKGQTVGGIVIMRAGENALAVIERIKARLAEITPALPNGVRMIPTYDRSDLIHRAIAVLREKLVEESVIVSLVALVFLFHVRSAFVAILILPVAVLLAFIPMAYLKITSNIMSLGGIAIAIGAMVDAAIVMVENAHKRLEQNPHSDRIETIIAAAKEVGRPLFFSLLVIAVSFLPIFALEAQEGRLFTPLAYTKTFAMLFATALSVTLAPVLMVLLIRGRIRAETKNPLNWLLIALYRPIISGALRARWLTLGLAVVVVGFTVPIFSRLGAEFMPPLNEGTILYMPTTVPGLSIPESAKVLQVQDQLLTTFPEVERVFGKMGKAPTATDPAFVGMAEITVTLKPEAQWRPGMTWDRLLDEMDATLRIPGFPNIWWMPIQTRTEMITTGVRSPVGIKVLGPDLKTIEKIGLEIEQALANVPGTKSAFAERLNEGYYLDLTVNRREAARYGLTVGDVQAVITTAIGGETVTTTVEGRERYPVNVRYSRELRDDPDRLKRVLIPTPSGAQIPLGQIAEMVITQGPTSIADEAGALAGLVSVSVSGRDLRGYVEDAQHAVRDRVTVPSGYRLIWTGQYEHLVRAEERLKLVVPVTIGIILLLLYLNFGSLAKSLIVLLSVPFAAIGAIWYLDYLGYNLSVAVWVGIIALAGVAAETGVVMLVYLDEAYERRVHEGRMTTAHDLREAIMEGAVQRVRPKMMTVAAIMGGLLPIMWSTGTGVDVMKRIAAPMIGGMVSSTILTLLVIPVLYALWRGWSVSIGASPRLTGTDRFPQEQEDTAFRTGDTLDVRGAGPQTG